A window of Glycine soja cultivar W05 chromosome 13, ASM419377v2, whole genome shotgun sequence genomic DNA:
CGGTGCTTCATAGATTTGGATACTTCACCAATACGTATTGGCGAAGTATCCAAGAGTATCAGTATCGGATACGGATACAGATACGTGAAGCAAATTGAAGTATTCGTGCTTCATAGTTGGTGATCAATGTAATAGAGATTCAACAAAGTTTTACATTGGAACAAAGCTGTCTAATACAGCCCTCTTCAATATTCAGGCTTGGGAAGGCTGCataatgatttttcaaaaaagaacCAACACAGAAAGAGttaaaaatactataataaTGATAACAGATTACTGATCACATACATACTAAGTACAAACAAATGCTGAGTCACAGAACAATAGAATACTACTTACTTCAATCTGCCCTTTCTTGGCAACCTTTGACCAATCTTTGGCAGCAACCCCAGTTCTCCACTCAAATTCAATAGTTACCACCGACGGGGCATCCCTGGTATCCTGTACCCAAAAGCAAGCTGAGTAGTCACCAGCCTCAGATGCCGTAAATGCATAATTACCAGAATCCACATGATCTCCAAAGTGATATGTGTGCGCATGAGGCGACGTCACCTggcaaacacacacacaaacacaatcTCAAAGTCAATCCCACAGAGATAACAAACCACAGGACGCCTCATAACAAATCACAAACGATTAAGAAACATTGTACGACTGTCCCATTTAAGATTCAATGCTTTtcacaagattcaattttcTTCCTTCTATTTTGGAAAGTgcaagtttatttatttatttattgcaaAGTCAAGTTTTTTGGGGGTGTCTACAACCTCGTATTAGCTGCATTGTCTGCAATTTCCCGCAATATCAAGAACGCGATAGAAACTGCgaccgcaatttaaaaccttgggaAAATGCTGCATTTTCACTGTCAAAACAAGGGTTTGGCGGTGATTCAATGACGAAGTTACCTTGACAATGATCCTGTGGGAATCGGGAAGTGGGTAACCTTCTTGGGGATTAACGACACTGTACTTTCCCACGCTCATCGCGTTAGTCTTAATGTCCTCTGAAATGCACTTGGTTTGACCCGATTGAAGGTCGAACCG
This region includes:
- the LOC114381136 gene encoding transmembrane emp24 domain-containing protein p24delta9-like, which translates into the protein MAAMSDSVRSLALLSLAVMCSVANSMRFDLQSGQTKCISEDIKTNAMSVGKYSVVNPQEGYPLPDSHRIIVKVTSPHAHTYHFGDHVDSGNYAFTASEAGDYSACFWVQDTRDAPSVVTIEFEWRTGVAAKDWSKVAKKGQIEVMEFELKKLYDTVLSIHDEMFYLREREEEMQDLNKATNSKMFTFSFLSIVVCLSVAGLQLWHLKTFFERKKLL